A stretch of the bacterium genome encodes the following:
- a CDS encoding prepilin-type N-terminal cleavage/methylation domain-containing protein: MKWSKLYNISTQQDKKLSLSFCAGFTLVELLVVIAITSILLAGGAVSLGGLRVSGGLSAGADTIKLTLEKSRLSSLVKEDETGYSVKLNDTNLVLFKGLIYNANNSSNKIINLPSGTKITSINLNNGGDVISFSHLNGTTTPGTIVLSSVKDPAYTRTIYVSGSGRVYHAYTSGGSAGGGGSGGQGQVADTGHQEFNLGWSIQNTSELKFKFLTEPSQTEVFIMGPHFNGSRTVFHYVGDFDAGGLEQRITMYSNHLDPTNTIMSIVRSPASSGPTLEIYIDDRLLVTYFSDGTVSAGSSGGTMIVQ, encoded by the coding sequence ATGAAATGGTCAAAACTCTACAATATTTCAACGCAACAGGATAAGAAACTTTCACTGTCTTTCTGTGCGGGGTTTACTCTTGTAGAACTTCTTGTGGTTATAGCTATTACCAGCATCCTACTAGCTGGCGGTGCTGTTTCTTTGGGCGGGCTAAGAGTTTCGGGCGGATTGTCTGCTGGAGCAGATACAATAAAATTAACTTTAGAAAAATCTCGCCTGTCTTCTTTGGTTAAAGAAGATGAAACTGGCTATAGCGTTAAACTAAATGATACAAATTTAGTTTTGTTTAAGGGTTTAATTTACAATGCGAATAATTCAAGCAATAAGATTATTAATTTACCCTCGGGTACAAAAATAACGAGTATAAATCTTAATAATGGCGGTGATGTTATTTCTTTTAGCCATCTTAACGGTACAACTACGCCGGGCACTATTGTATTATCGTCCGTTAAAGATCCTGCTTACACTAGAACAATTTATGTAAGTGGTTCTGGCAGAGTTTATCATGCCTATACTTCGGGCGGGAGCGCGGGCGGGGGTGGCTCTGGTGGCCAAGGGCAAGTGGCTGATACAGGTCATCAAGAATTTAATTTAGGTTGGAGTATTCAAAACACTTCAGAGCTTAAATTTAAGTTTTTAACCGAGCCGTCGCAAACCGAAGTTTTTATTATGGGACCGCACTTTAATGGCAGTAGAACTGTTTTTCATTACGTGGGAGATTTTGATGCGGGCGGGCTAGAGCAGAGAATAACTATGTATTCTAATCACCTAGATCCAACTAATACCATTATGTCTATAGTGCGTAGTCCCGCTAGTTCTGGGCCAACGTTAGAAATTTATATAGATGATAGGCTTCTCGTCACTTATTTTTCTGATGGCACGGTTTCGGCGGGTTCTAGCGGTGGCACAATGATAGTGCAGTAG
- a CDS encoding type II secretion system F family protein translates to MEYEYKAISKDGKKIEGVKMADSQIALARALRDEGLFLVFAKEKGAMGSAPEPVSILKKDVFNSLESLFKYVSLQEKVIFARHLGLMIRAGFSLNKALDTLSRQTKNKYFSEVLKNISARVASGESFSQAISRHPNVFPDLFVSMAKVGEASGKLESTLKLVMRHLRREHMIKKKIQGALVYPIIIVLAMLGVGVVMMTFVLPQLANTFTELNVPLPLSTQIIFSLSNFMSNYWYLFIFSLAFVSYASYFIFRKTKFGKKTVNLFLLKTPIFSDITKKINSARFSRTLSSLLLGGIPLVEAIRITSDSLTNYFYKKAVAETIAEIEKGKNLSFLLGKYPDLFPPVVTEMIAVGEETGSLADILKELARFFESEVAIATKSMSSVIEPVIMIFMGVAVGIFALSIIQPIYSIGTGL, encoded by the coding sequence ATGGAGTATGAGTATAAAGCCATTTCTAAAGACGGCAAAAAAATTGAAGGCGTTAAAATGGCCGATAGCCAAATAGCTTTAGCTCGCGCTTTAAGAGACGAGGGTTTGTTTTTAGTTTTTGCCAAAGAAAAAGGTGCTATGGGTTCGGCGCCCGAGCCTGTTTCAATTTTAAAAAAAGACGTTTTTAATTCCCTAGAATCTCTGTTTAAATATGTTAGTTTGCAAGAAAAAGTTATTTTTGCTCGCCATTTGGGCTTAATGATACGAGCTGGCTTTTCTCTTAATAAGGCCTTAGATACTTTGTCTCGGCAAACAAAGAATAAATATTTTTCAGAGGTGCTTAAAAATATAAGCGCCCGCGTAGCTTCGGGTGAATCTTTTAGCCAAGCTATTTCTCGTCATCCCAACGTTTTTCCCGATCTTTTTGTGAGTATGGCCAAAGTGGGCGAGGCTTCGGGCAAGCTGGAAAGCACCTTAAAACTGGTTATGAGACATTTGCGCCGCGAACATATGATAAAAAAGAAGATACAGGGGGCTTTGGTTTATCCAATTATAATAGTGCTGGCCATGCTGGGCGTGGGAGTGGTAATGATGACATTTGTTTTGCCCCAACTAGCTAATACTTTTACCGAACTTAACGTGCCGTTGCCTCTAAGCACTCAAATAATATTTAGCCTATCTAATTTTATGAGTAACTACTGGTATTTATTTATTTTTTCTTTGGCTTTTGTTAGTTATGCATCTTACTTTATTTTTAGGAAAACTAAATTTGGCAAAAAGACGGTAAATTTATTTTTACTAAAAACGCCCATCTTTTCCGATATAACTAAAAAAATAAATTCCGCTAGATTTTCCAGAACGCTAAGCTCTCTGCTTTTAGGCGGAATTCCTTTGGTGGAAGCTATTCGTATTACCAGCGATTCTTTAACAAATTATTTTTATAAAAAAGCTGTAGCCGAAACAATAGCCGAAATAGAAAAAGGTAAAAACTTATCTTTTTTATTGGGTAAATATCCCGATCTTTTTCCTCCGGTAGTAACTGAAATGATTGCCGTAGGCGAGGAAACAGGTTCGCTCGCCGATATTTTAAAGGAACTAGCTCGTTTTTTTGAATCCGAAGTGGCTATAGCCACTAAAAGTATGTCTTCGGTTATTGAGCCCGTAATTATGATTTTTATGGGCGTAGCTGTGGGTATTTTTGCTTTATCTATAATTCAGCCAATTTATTCGATAGGCACAGGACTATAA
- a CDS encoding reverse transcriptase/maturase family protein, with translation MEDNLFQLNFELKNKTYKHSEYIPFYVTDPKLRHIHKACVLDRVLHQAIFRILYPIFDKHFIYDSYSCRVGKGTHIAVTRLETFYKQLSKNNSRNVFALKCDIKKFFDSIDQNILTKLIQIKIKDENAMWLVERIIKSFEKDKDKALPLGNVTSQLFANIYLNELDQFIKHKLKEKYYIRYCDDFVILSEQADYLIELSKKINNFLVSKLVLCLHPNKVIIRKYAQGIDFLGYVVLPNHRVLRTKTKRRMFRKVDAKNLASYLGMLKHCSGSLLEEKVKKLVISINNARDII, from the coding sequence TTGGAAGACAACTTGTTTCAACTTAATTTTGAATTAAAAAACAAAACATACAAACATAGCGAGTATATTCCTTTTTATGTTACCGATCCCAAACTAAGACATATACACAAAGCCTGTGTTCTGGACAGGGTTTTACATCAAGCTATCTTTAGAATTTTGTATCCAATATTTGATAAACATTTTATATATGATTCTTATTCGTGTAGAGTTGGTAAAGGAACTCATATAGCTGTAACAAGGTTAGAAACTTTCTATAAACAATTAAGTAAAAACAATAGCCGAAATGTATTCGCTTTAAAATGCGACATTAAAAAATTCTTTGATTCCATAGACCAAAATATCTTAACTAAATTGATTCAAATAAAAATCAAAGACGAAAATGCTATGTGGTTAGTCGAGAGAATCATCAAAAGCTTTGAAAAAGATAAAGATAAAGCCTTGCCCTTAGGCAATGTAACCAGCCAGTTATTTGCCAATATTTACCTTAACGAATTAGACCAGTTTATTAAGCACAAATTAAAAGAAAAGTATTATATTCGTTATTGTGATGATTTTGTCATTTTAAGTGAACAAGCGGATTATTTAATTGAATTGTCCAAAAAGATAAATAACTTTCTGGTTAGCAAATTAGTCTTATGTTTGCATCCGAATAAGGTTATTATCAGAAAGTATGCTCAAGGCATAGATTTTCTGGGTTATGTAGTTTTGCCGAATCATAGAGTTTTAAGGACTAAAACAAAAAGGAGAATGTTTAGAAAAGTTGATGCAAAAAACCTAGCTTCTTATCTTGGTATGCTCAAACATTGTTCAGGTTCTTTGCTTGAGGAAAAAGTTAAGAAATTGGTAATATCAATAAATAACGCTCGTGATATAATATAA
- a CDS encoding four helix bundle protein: MVHRITEFYKQIYLLSSKISKRDKFGIWLKIENSCLETLYLIIKASFAHKSTKLPPLNSARIEIEVLKRLLRITHELLIIQDKTYLKLESDLQEISKMTNGWIKYETQKEQ; the protein is encoded by the coding sequence TTGGTTCATAGGATTACTGAATTTTATAAGCAAATCTATCTTTTATCCAGCAAGATAAGCAAAAGAGACAAATTCGGTATTTGGTTAAAGATAGAAAATTCCTGTTTAGAAACATTGTATCTAATAATCAAAGCCTCTTTTGCCCACAAATCAACCAAACTGCCTCCGCTAAATTCAGCCAGAATAGAAATAGAAGTTTTAAAAAGACTTTTAAGAATTACCCATGAACTTTTAATAATTCAAGATAAAACATACTTAAAACTAGAATCCGATTTACAGGAAATATCCAAAATGACTAATGGCTGGATCAAATATGAAACACAAAAGGAGCAGTGA
- a CDS encoding DUF2283 domain-containing protein, with the protein MKIVYDSYADALSITFKEGKVKKTLEIAPEILLDVDSKSKPLYLEILGVKEKLGKKGVEKITMKDLVLNKTTAKTFVSV; encoded by the coding sequence ATGAAAATAGTTTATGATTCTTATGCCGATGCTTTAAGCATCACCTTTAAAGAGGGTAAAGTAAAAAAGACTCTCGAGATCGCTCCGGAGATACTTTTAGATGTGGATTCAAAATCAAAACCATTATATTTAGAAATCTTGGGGGTAAAAGAAAAATTAGGTAAGAAAGGAGTTGAGAAAATTACGATGAAAGATTTGGTTTTAAATAAAACTACAGCTAAAACTTTTGTTTCTGTATAA
- a CDS encoding ATPase, T2SS/T4P/T4SS family — MTLDLEKFKRFLVDSNLVSAKNLELAETDQKETGRRLDEVLIRRNFVSEEMIAKAKAYVLGIPFVDLTQQKVDSEILKIIPEPIARNSNIVAFRQTGTDLEVAMLDPNDLQTIDFIKKKASLNILPRLTSRQSLEAVLRQYQRSLEDEFNNIIKSESSAVLKVVGLASKDGKIKSDAELQRVAEELPVVKIVDTLIRHAILESASDIHIEPEEKDVVVRYRIDGILKDVMTLPQAVHDGIVARIKVLSNLKLDEHRLPQDGRFKIEGKGFKVSFRVSILPVYDGEKIVMRLLKEDSQGFTLESLGYRGKALEILHRAIKRPTGLILSTGPTGSGKTTSLYTVLDILNTPEVNISTVEDPIEYRIPRVNQTQVKPDIGFSFAQGLRTLVRQDPDIIMVGEIRDSETAALAINASLTGHLVVSTLHTNSAAGAIPRLIDMKVEPFLISSTLTAIVGQRLVRCLSGDSRTKYNLTKKEIEALGKEINLDKVLKTLKDEKIIGPKDTWESISFYRPKETENSPNGYKGRVGIFEVLDITPKIKELIVASATSDDIQKVAEEEGMITMLEDGFIKAVQGITSIEEVLRASRE; from the coding sequence ATGACGTTGGACTTGGAAAAATTTAAAAGATTTTTAGTTGATTCAAATTTAGTTTCGGCCAAAAATTTAGAACTAGCCGAAACCGATCAAAAAGAAACTGGCCGCAGGTTAGATGAGGTTTTAATTCGTCGTAATTTTGTTTCCGAAGAGATGATAGCCAAAGCCAAAGCTTATGTTTTAGGCATTCCTTTTGTGGATCTAACCCAACAAAAAGTTGATTCGGAAATTTTAAAAATAATTCCAGAACCAATCGCCCGCAACAGTAATATTGTGGCATTTCGCCAGACAGGCACTGATCTTGAGGTAGCTATGCTGGATCCTAACGATTTACAAACTATAGATTTTATAAAGAAAAAAGCCAGTCTTAATATTTTACCTAGGTTAACTTCACGCCAGTCGCTAGAAGCTGTTTTAAGGCAGTATCAGCGTAGTTTAGAAGACGAATTTAACAATATTATAAAAAGTGAATCTTCCGCTGTACTTAAGGTTGTGGGCTTGGCTTCTAAAGATGGCAAAATAAAATCGGACGCCGAATTACAACGCGTGGCCGAAGAATTGCCCGTGGTTAAAATCGTTGATACTTTAATTCGGCACGCTATTTTGGAAAGCGCTTCCGATATACATATAGAACCCGAAGAAAAAGATGTAGTGGTGAGGTATCGCATTGATGGAATTTTAAAAGATGTAATGACACTGCCTCAAGCGGTGCACGATGGTATTGTGGCGCGCATCAAAGTCCTCTCTAATTTAAAATTAGACGAACATAGGTTGCCTCAAGACGGCCGTTTTAAAATAGAAGGGAAGGGTTTTAAAGTTTCTTTTCGTGTTTCTATTTTACCGGTTTATGACGGCGAAAAAATTGTGATGCGTCTTTTAAAAGAAGATTCTCAAGGTTTTACTTTGGAAAGTTTGGGCTATCGGGGTAAGGCCCTAGAAATCTTGCATCGCGCCATTAAGCGTCCAACTGGTTTAATTTTATCAACCGGTCCCACCGGTTCGGGCAAAACCACGTCGCTTTATACAGTTTTAGATATTTTAAATACGCCCGAAGTTAATATTTCTACAGTAGAGGATCCGATAGAATATCGTATACCGCGCGTTAATCAAACACAGGTTAAACCGGATATTGGTTTTTCTTTTGCGCAGGGTTTACGCACTTTGGTTAGGCAGGATCCAGATATAATTATGGTGGGGGAAATCCGCGACAGTGAAACGGCGGCGCTCGCTATTAACGCTTCCTTAACTGGTCATTTAGTTGTTTCTACTTTGCACACAAATTCTGCCGCCGGCGCTATCCCGCGCTTAATAGATATGAAAGTAGAGCCGTTTCTTATTTCGTCTACGCTAACAGCTATTGTGGGGCAGAGGTTGGTTAGATGTTTATCGGGGGATAGCAGGACCAAATATAATCTTACAAAAAAAGAAATAGAAGCGCTGGGTAAAGAAATAAATTTGGATAAAGTTTTAAAAACACTTAAAGACGAAAAAATTATCGGGCCAAAAGACACATGGGAATCAATAAGTTTTTATAGGCCGAAAGAAACAGAAAATTCGCCCAATGGGTATAAGGGTCGGGTGGGAATTTTTGAAGTTTTAGATATTACGCCAAAAATTAAAGAACTTATTGTGGCTTCGGCCACATCAGATGATATTCAAAAAGTAGCCGAAGAAGAAGGTATGATAACTATGCTAGAAGATGGTTTTATAAAAGCCGTTCAAGGCATTACGAGTATAGAAGAAGTTTTGAGGGCTTCGAGGGAATAA
- a CDS encoding GIY-YIG nuclease family protein: protein MYYVYALKSQKDLNLYIGFTTDLKERMERHKNGEVLSTKHRRLLKLIFYEAFINKHDALAREKYLKSGYGKEQLQSILKNILT from the coding sequence ATGTATTACGTGTACGCGTTAAAAAGCCAGAAAGATCTAAACCTCTATATTGGATTCACAACCGATTTAAAAGAAAGAATGGAAAGACATAAAAACGGAGAGGTTTTGTCTACTAAACACAGAAGACTATTAAAATTGATTTTTTATGAAGCTTTCATAAATAAACATGATGCACTAGCGAGAGAAAAATATTTAAAAAGCGGTTATGGGAAAGAGCAGTTACAAAGCATTTTAAAAAACATACTAACATAG
- a CDS encoding HU family DNA-binding protein: MTKNQFVAAVAAKTGKAKSETAEMVDTIFDVITQTMIKGDSVNISGFGVFRVSDRKAREGINPRTGEKIHIAAKKAPKFRAGKTLKEAVK; the protein is encoded by the coding sequence ATGACAAAAAATCAATTCGTGGCAGCAGTAGCTGCCAAAACTGGCAAAGCCAAATCGGAAACAGCAGAAATGGTAGATACCATTTTTGATGTTATTACTCAAACCATGATTAAGGGCGATAGCGTGAATATTTCTGGTTTTGGAGTTTTTAGAGTTTCCGATAGAAAAGCTCGCGAAGGTATAAACCCAAGAACAGGCGAAAAGATTCATATTGCGGCTAAAAAAGCCCCTAAATTTAGAGCCGGCAAGACTTTGAAAGAAGCTGTAAAGTAG
- the rny gene encoding ribonuclease Y: MFQVGILPQLVLVAAMGLGIGYFIRQQIAQRRAGSLEARLAKMVEKARAEVKEKEDEAKSKAREIVNEAKEETTRRQSQLAKIEDLLLKREEGLEKKIQETERKIEVLEGERVQVSKAKETVEEIRKKELVELERISGFNQEKAKEEIFKQLEKTYSEDLLKQIHRLGNENKNELEKKTQELLISSLQRYAGSVVSEVTTTYVNLPSEELKGKIIGKEGRNIKALEKLTGVEIVVDETPDSVMISGFDPVRRQIAKTALESLIKDGRIQPAKIEEAVAQAREKVNEKAKEAGEAAIFDLGLTGLDPRLVQLLGRLKFRTSFGQNVLDHSVESAHIAGMLAAELGANIRVAKMGTLFHDVGKAIDHEVQGSHVDIGRRILQKFSVGENVIKAMQAHHGEYPYETPESIIVQVAESISAARPGARKDSVEIYLKRLEDIERITNSFEGIEKSYAIQSGREVRVFVMPDKIDDFGMHKLAKDMAGKIQDELQYPGEIKVTVIRENRAVEYAK; the protein is encoded by the coding sequence ATGTTTCAAGTTGGAATATTACCCCAGCTAGTTTTGGTTGCGGCCATGGGCTTGGGGATAGGTTACTTTATTCGACAGCAGATAGCTCAAAGAAGAGCTGGTAGTTTGGAGGCCCGCTTGGCTAAAATGGTTGAAAAAGCCAGGGCTGAAGTTAAGGAAAAAGAAGATGAAGCCAAAAGCAAAGCGCGGGAGATTGTAAATGAAGCTAAAGAAGAGACAACTCGCCGTCAGAGTCAATTAGCTAAGATAGAAGATCTCTTACTAAAAAGAGAAGAAGGCTTAGAAAAAAAGATACAAGAAACAGAACGAAAAATAGAAGTTCTGGAGGGGGAGCGCGTCCAAGTTTCCAAAGCTAAAGAAACAGTAGAGGAAATAAGAAAAAAAGAATTGGTGGAGCTAGAGAGAATTTCTGGTTTTAATCAGGAAAAAGCGAAAGAAGAAATTTTTAAGCAGTTAGAAAAAACATACAGCGAAGATCTTTTAAAACAAATTCATCGCTTAGGAAACGAAAATAAAAATGAGCTTGAGAAAAAAACTCAAGAGCTTTTGATTTCTTCGTTACAGAGGTACGCGGGTTCGGTGGTTTCCGAAGTAACAACCACATATGTAAATTTACCCTCCGAAGAACTTAAGGGAAAAATAATTGGCAAAGAAGGCAGAAATATTAAAGCTCTAGAAAAATTAACCGGTGTAGAAATTGTAGTAGATGAAACTCCCGATTCCGTTATGATTTCGGGTTTTGATCCAGTCCGCAGGCAAATTGCCAAAACCGCTTTGGAAAGTTTAATAAAAGACGGCAGAATTCAGCCCGCCAAAATAGAAGAAGCCGTAGCGCAGGCGCGCGAAAAGGTAAATGAAAAAGCTAAAGAAGCGGGCGAAGCGGCAATTTTTGACTTAGGCTTAACCGGACTTGATCCTAGGTTGGTTCAGCTCTTGGGCAGATTAAAATTTAGAACTTCTTTTGGGCAAAATGTTTTAGATCACTCGGTTGAATCAGCTCACATAGCTGGCATGTTGGCCGCAGAACTGGGTGCTAATATTCGCGTGGCTAAAATGGGCACGCTTTTCCATGATGTGGGCAAAGCCATAGACCACGAGGTTCAAGGTTCGCACGTAGATATTGGCCGAAGAATTTTGCAAAAATTTAGCGTGGGTGAGAATGTTATTAAAGCTATGCAGGCGCATCACGGCGAATATCCCTATGAAACTCCGGAAAGTATAATTGTGCAGGTGGCCGAGTCTATTTCGGCGGCTCGCCCCGGCGCCAGAAAAGACTCGGTAGAAATTTATCTTAAACGTTTGGAAGATATTGAAAGGATTACCAATAGTTTTGAAGGCATAGAAAAGTCTTACGCCATACAATCGGGCCGAGAGGTTAGGGTGTTTGTTATGCCAGATAAAATTGATGATTTTGGCATGCATAAGCTGGCCAAAGACATGGCGGGCAAGATTCAGGACGAGCTTCAATACCCAGGAGAAATAAAAGTAACCGTTATTAGAGAAAACAGAGCGGTGGAGTATGCTAAGTAA
- the gpmI gene encoding 2,3-bisphosphoglycerate-independent phosphoglycerate mutase, with translation MKPVVLVILDGYGVGEKSKGNAISQANKPNLDFIEKNYPSVLLQASGVPVGLPWGEAGNSEVGHTAMGTGQVWQQPLTRITLAIQNGSFFQNPVLKKAADHAKNNNSVWHLIGLVGSGSVHSYIDHLYALVEMAKNENVKEIWLHLSTDGQDSPPKESATLIQNLIERLNWLGKGKIASCIGRFYSMDRDNHWDRIEKAYRLIVEDQGEKTKDFIASIKNQYAKNINDNYMEPMVLVNEKDEPQGTVRDGDVVIFFNFREDRARQLAKAMAVSSFKEFPRPELKNIFYATLTQYEKDLPAEVIFPPLELKYTLSQILSENGKKQFKIAETEKYAHVTYFFNGGRETAFPGEERQLIKSAAAVHFNDVPEMKAFEIAEGLASAIKLGKYDFILGNFANADMVGHTGDLPATIKAVGALDLAVKKVMDVVLEVDGTLIITADHGNAELKINTLSGEINTEHTINPVPFYLVTNNLKKPQGDKNKNQVGGILQDVAATVLDLMQIAPPNDMDGRSLLPTLYEE, from the coding sequence ATGAAACCAGTAGTACTAGTAATTTTAGACGGCTATGGCGTGGGCGAAAAAAGTAAGGGAAACGCTATAAGCCAAGCCAATAAGCCTAATTTAGATTTTATAGAAAAAAACTACCCATCTGTTTTGCTCCAAGCTTCGGGCGTGCCCGTAGGCCTGCCGTGGGGCGAAGCGGGCAATTCCGAAGTTGGCCATACCGCTATGGGTACGGGCCAAGTTTGGCAACAACCCCTAACCCGAATAACTTTAGCTATTCAAAATGGCAGTTTCTTCCAAAACCCTGTTTTAAAAAAAGCTGCCGATCACGCTAAAAATAATAATTCGGTTTGGCATTTAATTGGACTGGTTGGCTCGGGCTCGGTGCATTCTTATATAGATCATCTTTACGCTCTGGTGGAAATGGCCAAAAACGAGAATGTAAAAGAAATCTGGCTACACCTTTCCACCGATGGCCAAGACAGCCCACCTAAAGAATCTGCCACCTTGATTCAAAATTTAATTGAAAGGTTAAACTGGCTTGGTAAAGGAAAAATCGCAAGTTGTATCGGCAGGTTTTATAGTATGGACCGCGATAACCATTGGGATAGAATCGAAAAAGCTTATCGTTTAATAGTAGAAGATCAAGGTGAAAAAACTAAAGATTTTATCGCGTCTATAAAAAATCAATATGCTAAAAATATAAACGATAACTATATGGAGCCAATGGTTTTGGTTAACGAAAAAGACGAACCCCAAGGCACTGTCCGAGATGGCGATGTTGTTATATTTTTTAATTTTAGAGAAGACAGAGCCCGCCAACTGGCAAAAGCTATGGCGGTTTCTAGTTTTAAAGAATTCCCCCGCCCAGAACTAAAAAATATTTTTTACGCCACGCTGACTCAATATGAAAAAGACTTACCGGCTGAAGTCATATTTCCTCCGCTTGAATTAAAATATACCCTCTCGCAAATACTTTCAGAAAATGGCAAAAAGCAGTTCAAAATTGCCGAAACAGAAAAATACGCTCACGTTACTTATTTTTTTAACGGCGGGCGCGAAACAGCTTTTCCCGGCGAAGAAAGGCAACTTATAAAATCCGCGGCGGCGGTACACTTTAACGATGTGCCGGAAATGAAAGCTTTTGAAATAGCCGAGGGCTTAGCCTCTGCTATAAAATTAGGAAAATATGATTTTATACTGGGGAATTTTGCTAACGCCGATATGGTGGGCCACACTGGCGATTTACCCGCCACCATAAAAGCCGTTGGAGCGCTTGATTTGGCGGTAAAAAAAGTAATGGACGTGGTTTTAGAAGTAGATGGAACTTTAATAATAACCGCAGACCACGGCAACGCCGAACTTAAAATAAATACCTTAAGTGGCGAAATAAATACCGAGCATACCATAAACCCCGTGCCTTTTTATTTAGTTACGAATAATCTTAAAAAACCGCAGGGTGATAAGAATAAAAATCAGGTTGGTGGAATTTTGCAGGACGTCGCCGCCACAGTGCTAGACTTAATGCAGATAGCTCCACCTAACGATATGGATGGGAGAAGTCTTCTACCAACTCTCTATGAAGAATAG